A genomic segment from Diadema setosum chromosome 11, eeDiaSeto1, whole genome shotgun sequence encodes:
- the LOC140235357 gene encoding neuronal acetylcholine receptor subunit alpha-7-like yields MLLLSIVLFEFSTLGIFVDGTADNPMETSELLLARNLLKRCEVHTLRPVLNQSMPLDVDFGFRLRRIVSFRWTNEYLTWNPADYAGVQVVDLPLQEQWYLDLTLYSSVGQSYVEMDHKITRVEWNGRVSLYARAKFTSSCLLQILYFPFENQYCRLVFGSWLYDSTEVRLNNNIMEKSMEGYFVNNGEWSLSEFQVEKHAQEWENFPNPFDEIHILLTFTRQSRYYVITVIVPSAALALVSGVVFFMSPQSEEKVALASSNLLAMLLFQELVSSAMPPIGDEFSLIGLFFVASILINSLSILTSLLTKTLFHMKDRPVPNGLLKLAFLGHSGCVPQSHRSSMWVVRRLSDLAGRTVSGAIHRSELKYRSKGLAIRAGNPILDGDKRYKDNIKRERCPTTVERQSCRENDEDFSRQWRMVSQRLNQVLAFALTSSYLLIVIIVVILYIIDRDREFPEST; encoded by the exons ATGCTGTTGCTGAGCATTGTTTTATTCGAGTTCTCTACCCTGGGCATATTCGTAGATG GAACGGCCGACAATCCCATGGAAACGTCCGAGCTGCTCCTTGCTCGCAACCTATTGAAAAGGTGTGAGGTGCACACACTTCGACCCGTCCTGAACCAGTCCATGCCACTTGATGTCGACTTTGGCTTCAGGCTCAGGAGGATTGTCTCTTTT CGTTGGACCAATGAATATCTCACCTGGAACCCAGCCGACTATGCAGGCGTCCAAGTTGTCGACCTCCCTCTACAAGAGCAGTGGTACCTGGACCTAACCTTGTATTCATC AGTTGGTCAGTCCTACGTCGAAATGGATCACAAGATCACACGCGTGGAGTGGAACGGACGCGTATCTCTCTATGCACGAGCGAAGTTCACCTCTTCGTGTCTGCTCCAAATCCTCTACTTTCCATTTGAGAACCAGTACTGTCGGCTTGTCTTCGGCTCGTGGTTATACGACAGCACAGAA GTGAGGCTAAACAATAATATTATGGAAAAAAGCATGGAGGGTTACTTTGTCAACAACGGAGAATGGTCGCTCAGTGAATTTCAAGTAGAGAAGCATGCGCAAGAATGGGAGAACTTTCCCAATCCCTTTGATGAGATTCACATCCTCTTAACGTTCACG AGACAGTCTCGGTATTACGTCATTACTGTCATAGTGCCAAGTGCAGCACTTGCCCTCGTGTCGGGTGTGGTCTTTTTCATGTCTCCCCAATCCGAGGAGAAGGTGGCACTGGCGTCTAGCAATCTACTGGCAATGCTCCTTTTCCAGGAGTTGGTCTCGAGCGCCATGCCCCCAATTGGAGACGAGTTTTCTCTCATCG gACTGTTCTTTGTGGcatcaattttgataaattccCTGTCCATCTTGACCTCACTCCTGACGAAGACACTTTTCCACATGAAAGACAGGCCTGTTCCGAACGGCCTTCTAAAACTAGCCTTCCTTGGCCATTCAGGATGCGTGCCTCAGTCGCACCGCAGCAGCATGTGGGTGGTGCGTCGTCTTTCTGACTTGGCTGGACGAACCGTCTCCGGAGCCATCCACCGGAGCGAACTGAAGTACCGGTCAAAGGGTCTGGCAATCAGGGCGGGAAACCCAATCCTAGACGGCGATAAGCGATATAAAGACAACATCAAGAGAGAGCGTTGTCCGACCACGGTGGAGCGGCAAAGCTGTCGCGAGAATGACGAAGATTTCAGCCGCCAGTGGAGGATGGTGTCTCAGAGATTGAACCAGGTTTTAGCGTTCGCCTTGACGAGCAGCTATCTATTGATTGTGATCATCGTGGTTATTCTTTACATCATAGACAGGGATCGGGAATTTCCTGAAAGCACCTGA